In Setaria italica strain Yugu1 chromosome IX, Setaria_italica_v2.0, whole genome shotgun sequence, the genomic stretch GTATGTAAGGATGCTCCAACTAGGCAACTATACTCCGGATCTGTTACAAATTGCAGAAAGGCCACCTCTTAAATTCAAGATAAGAAATCCCAATGTGTCCATAATCCTAAAATGCAACGACTGATAAGAAGTCCCAATGTGTTCATAATTTAAAATGAAACGACTTAAGAACTGCTACAATATCATCACATTGACATTTTTCGGCCCTCAAAAATAGCAGAACAGGAGCAAATACAGGTGGCCCTCTTATCTTTTCCCTGATCAACAAAGAAATAAggtcttttcctttttcctacaACTAATTTACTTTCCTTTGTATCTCATTTCCCATGTTCCCAGGAagcatgttaaaaaaaataaaaaaaccccGCCAAGAGCCCCCTAGTCCATACAGCAACGATTCGATTTAACATACCGTCCAGCTGCATTACTCCATGCTAGATTATTGCCCACGAACCTAATTTACATTTAGCTGGAAGGGGGATCGAGCTGACCTTGTTGGCGCCCGCGGAGGCGCCGCCCCTGACGCCcttgccgttgccgttgcccTTGGCCATCGCCACCACGGTGGCGGACGCGGAGTAGGCGGCCGAGCCCACCATGCCGGTCGCCGGTCACGCTGGTCCCTGCCGTGCCCCGACCTCCCTCTGCGGTTCGGTTCCGCCTGACGGCCCGCGGCGGGCGCGACCGCGCGAGGGCGACGAGTGGTGGAGACTGATCTGCAGTTGCGCGCGCGGGGAGAGTGGAGACAGCGAGAGAGTGGAGCGAGGGGCCGCCACTAGAACGGGTGGACGTGGCCGCGTGGCGCCAGGCGGGCCCGTCCGTCACTTGTGCGCGGAAGGCGTATTTCTCAAAAGCCGCCTCCACCATTTGCAAGCGGCTGCGACCTGGCTTGTGCCTGTGTCGTCAGaccaggagagagagagactcgCATCGAACTGCTCAGGCCGATGAGGCGTTGACTTTGCCTGTGCATGAATGGTAGCTCttgcccaaaaaaaaaaaaaaaaattgcatgcgAGGCACAGAGAGTTGTGAGAGGCCGAGCCTGCCAACTTGGGTGGCTGTCGTTGAAAGCGTGTGCGTTGAATTCTTCCACGCTCAATTATATTTCCACTGGCCTGTGCTTAGCAATAACAAACCTTTTGTTGCAATCATACAACGTCAGCCAGATTATGGTTGAAGCGATTAAGTTATGGGAATAACCTAGATGATGAGTTGATGATAATGCGTTCCTTCCTGATTGGAACGGTTCGGAAATCATCTTCCCAGCTCAGCATGCAGTGCTGGTGGATCAAACGTATCCTTCGATAGGAATGTCGCCGAAGCTTTGGTGGGCTGTGGCTAGATGCACACACAAAATCTTCCCACACATGACATAACCAGCACACGAAAACAAGTGTGTCTTGTTGCACGACCTTCCCAACGACAACAACTATAGGTCGACCATGGACAGcaaagcattttttttaatgtGAATTTGAGTATTTAGCTCATCTAGACTGTAGTTCACATGAATAATACGAGTAAACATCTACTCTCCAATTTGAGCAAACATTTATTGCATTTGGGTTATTATTACTCCTACTTGACCTTTTATAGTAATGATAACCAAAGCAATAGCAAATATCTCTCTCTGTATTTAAAATATGATGTTTAGAACAAACCAATTACTTTAaaacataaaaattaaaatgtcATATATTTTAAAAAGCGGAGGAAGCATAATATACCCATTGGGcttttattttacttttttaCGTGCATAAAAATGCGTATTTGGTCTGTCATTTTATCATGATTGCTTTCTACttttttattgttattatgGTTAATAATCCTAAAATCAGCAGTACAAAATGGCCTCGTTCAAAAAGCGAAATCGAGGGAAAAATCAGCAATAGAAAATGCTCGCGGAAAATAAAAAACAGCACAACAACGAACcttcttgtggtggaacctgcccACTTGagttcgagtcctcgactcagcGTTGGTGCTCACATTTTCCTAgatttattttagaattttAACCGGTGCtatttctttcagtggtaggcgacgtaCCCGTCGACAACGAGATGTCATTGGTGACTTTATCAATTTCTAGGATTTGCCGCCTCAGTCTTTTGGAGGTCCTCATAGAGGTCGGGTTGCGTGCGTATATTCGTAGGGgcgagtgtgcgtgcgtgcatgtgAACGTCTACGTCCGTAATGTGtaattcgaaaaaaaaaatggtgaacCCAAGGTGCAGGCATGGTGTAACCGTACCATTTTTCTCATACGCACTTCTCCTCCCGTCTTCCCTTCCAAAGTTAAAACCACAGCTAAGCTGCAAGCAGACAAGCCGCCAAAGAGAGAAGACGCAGCTCAGGGCGGGAGGAGCCAGAGGAGAAAACAACAGCGAGGCAGGCGAATCTTCCGAGGAAGCTGTAGGCAGTCCAGGCAGGCAGCAGCCAGCCAGTCGGGCGCAAGCAACCAAGTCGAGGATCAGAGGAGAAGCAGAGAACCAAGTCGCtcgatcggcggcggcgatgtcggggcggcggccggcgacgtggGAGCAGGCCGGAGACGAGTACGACTACCTGTTCAAGGTGGTGCTGATCGGGGACTCGGGCGTGGGCAAGTCCAACCTCCTCTCCCGCTTCACCCGCAACACCTTCTCCCTCGATTCCAAGTCCACCATCGGCGTCGAGTTCGCCACCCGCACCATCCAGGTATCCACACCTTGATAGCCTGCCCTCCTCTGCTCAGTCGGCTCTGGTTCCTGATCCAAGCGTCAGTTCTTGTCGTGGAACAGTAGTTTCCCCAAAATTTGAGGAAAATTTGTTTGGGCCAAATCTGACCAAGCTTGGTTTTGAGCTGAATCGAATCTATGGAAATGGAAGTGCAACGGGATACAATTTGGACGAACCGGTGGCTTTTCCTCTGTTTTGTTTTGCTGCTCATCATGGAACGCCGGATGGCGCTGACCACACCTTGCTATGCTTGAATTGACCATGTGAACtgaatctttaaaaaaaaattctcactTGATCAAGCAGAGGCTCAATGCTACTTGAAGTTCTGTAGGATACAAAATTTGATCCAAGAGAAACTAACACTGAAAAGCTGCAGCAACAGTGCCCGTGTTCAGCTTGTATAGCTGCCAGGACATCTCAATCGCTCCTAGCATTCGTAGCTGGCTGCTGTACGAATTCAGTAGCTGTTGTTTTTCTCCTCGCAATCTCACGATCGCATTGCTCCTTTTGGTTTGGTGAACAATTTCATCCATGATCAGGTGGAAGGGAAGACGATCAAGGCGCAGATCTGGGACACGGCCGGGCAAGAGCGCTACCGTGCGATCACGGGCGCCTACTACCGCGGCGCCGTGGGCGCGCTCCTCGTCTACGACACGACCAAGGCCTCGACGTTCGAGAACGCGAGGCGGTGGCTCAAGGAGCTCCGGGACCACGCCGACGCCAACACCGCCGTGATGCTGATCGGCAACAAGACCGACCTCGCCCACCTCCGCGCCGTCGCGcaggcggacgcggcggcgctcgcggagCGGGAGGGCCTGTCGTTCGTCGAGACCTCGGCGCTGGACGCCACCAACGTCGACACGGCGTTCGAGACCGCGCTCACGGAGATCTACCGGATCGTCAGCAAGAAGGCGCTGGCGGCGTCCAGCGCTGGCTCTGTCGGGGAGGGGCAGTCGATTCAGGTGTCGGCCGGCGACTCCGGCGGTCTCACGACGAGATGCTGCGGTTTCTAGCCATGATGGGCTTGGTAGTGATTGCCAAAAGATTTGATGTTCCACGACCATGTTAGAAGCCAGTAGCCAGATAAAAGGCTATGTTTCAGACCAAATGCATTGCACAGCCACTAAAAAGAACAACAAAAGTGAGTAATTAGCAgtgattttttccccttttgatTCAATTCACATGCCACGCTGCTAAGCTAGTTAGTTGCTTCTCGATCGTTTGCTTGAGTCCTCGGCATAATCCTGTGATGATGCGATGAGATGCATGCTGTCTACATGCCGCGTACAATGTCCTCGGCGGTGTTGCCTGGCGGCACGTGCAAACTTTGAGATAGTTGCTTCTAGATGCATGCTGGCATAATCTTGTGATGATGTGATTGAACTTGCAAACTTTGAGCTgtatttaaaatttgaaatccTTCCTTTCTCTGTCTAACAACTTCTCCAAATGGTACACTGAGTACCCAAGTTTACTTATATTGTTCTAAAAGATCCAAAGTTCACAGGAAAAATTCTTCAGATATCCAGCTCAAAGTTGACTACTTGGCATCGTTTTCAGACAAATTTTTCAAAGTTTGATTGAGTTTACCCTATTCAACATCTTTAACTTTGAATTTGAGACTCTTCTGATTGGATTCTGGTCCCAAACTTGATTCCATTATATTCTAGGCACTCAACTCTTTATTCCAAGAtatgccaaattttccaaaattgaatcttttatttgaattttttttatcaaatttgCCTCAAATTTGATCTTAACTCCATTAACCTTTCTTAAGTCAAATTTCATCATTAACATGACAGGTAAAGGAAGGCAATGCTCACATTGTCGAGATGTTCTGAAAAAAGGCCACTTGGCTTCGTTACTGTATCACCTGCGGAACATCATAACCCTAAATAAATAGAAGCAGAGGTAAAGAGACAGGTATGTGTTTTAAAGAATGAAGAACTGCTACCTGTCGGCCTTGCAACATTCAAATTCAAGGTTTCATCATATTGATGGGTGACACTGAAACTTCCAGCATTAAATGAGCAATCCTTCTTTTTATCAAGTTCTTTCTTGTCCTTTCTTGAGAGTTTGTAAGCCTGAGCAAAACACATGAGTTAGTATTTCAGAAGGGGTTGAGAGTATGTATTACAGAATCATGACCTGCACTCTAGGCAGCTGTAAGATGCACATGAATGTATCTAGCACAGAACCATCTAATAAGGCACACGGTCGGTATTTTAGTCTGACAAAACACCAACTATCACTAAAGATAACctcaattatttttaaaaaaatgaatcaTATACAAGCTCAAACCTTAATTCACTCTGTAATCCACTGGATAGTATTCACGAATGAAACCACGTCTCAGACAAAATCTCTTAGTCTGCTCTCCTTTCTCACATTTCATAAAACTGCTAGCTGCCTTTTCCAAACAAAACTCAAAATAAATTCCTCCAAAATTCCCATTCAACCATCATTTATTACTTATGGATATCAGtctaacaacaacaacagccctTTTAAAATGCATGAAAAGGTACATACATAAAGGTAATGGGGACATATATGTAAACTATGTTATTCAAATAAGCCAATATTGGATGCGAGAGCACAAAATTTTATTGCAGAAAGATAGAAGTAGTCGCGCGTTCAATTTCAATTGTAGTGCTATATTGTATAGCTGCTTTATGAGCACAATATAAAGTCTAAGGAGCAAGTTACTTACAGTGGCAACATTTCCGTGACTATGTTCCACTTCAATACTTGAAACATCAAACCAGTAGCATAAGAAACATCGAGTTCCAACAAATCATCCACTGGAATATGACAAAAAACACAGTACTTGTCGGCTCCCTCGCACCATTGCTCCGACAATGACGACACCGATTCCGATGACGAGTATCCGCTCCGCTCGTAAGCGTGATGATTTTGCTTCTCTTATTGTTGAAATGCTTGCATTTCCAGAGAGTATTGTGACGCCACCAACTGTCCCTGTTGAGGAGTAAGCTTCCACTCCACCCGTAAGCAACTTGTTGGCTTCATTTTTCTCCAATGCTTCTTTATGTGAGGATTTTTTGTTGTCATAGTTGATGTTACGCTGATGTGTTGTTCATCTGTGTTTTATTGATGTTACATGTGCACTGGTCGAGAATGCTACTAGTTCTAAATGATGAATTAACATGAGGACTGATAGCTAATGTCCGTGGGCACCGATGTGCCGACGTGCTACGATGGGCGTCGACATGCTGCTGTGAGTAGCAATTTAAAGATTTTAGAAATACGTGTACTAAAGATTAATGTTTTGTTCCTACGTATATCACTATACTATATTATTTCTAATCAAACTtataaaattttcaaataaCAATAAAGCTTTATTAACTATTCATCGATAAACTATCGGTCTTAGACACATAGATGCATGTGGTCTTAGTATACTTTGCAAGTTATGAAAGTTCATGTAATTGCTCTAACTTCTCATGTGTCGCAATACATCTCAACATATCTTAGACTTCAAAGGTGAGGAATTCGTTGGTCAATTAGCTTCTGTAGAATATAATCAGTCGCATTATAGTTTTTCCTCACAAAATATCAAAATTAATTAATGTCTTGTATAATCTTGTTTAAAACATACACACTACCATTTCTTATATAGCAATAAAAATATCTTCTATATATTAAATCTATTATCTAGAGACATCACTTAAAGTAACGAGTTCTATAAGATTTTTTATATTATCTTCTAAGAATAATAAATCTATTTGATAATAACATTCTAGAAAATTTCCCCTAAAGTCTATGTTTCAGATGAAATGCATTGCACAGCGACTAAAAGAACAACAAAAGTGAGTATAATTAGCAGTGATTTTCCCATTTTGATTTAATTGACATGCCACGCTGCTAAGCTACTTAGTTGCTTCTCGACCGTTGCTTGAGCCCTGCCAACTGTACTTGGCATAATCCTGTGATGATGCGATAATATGCATGCTTTCTACATGCTGCCTACAGTGTCCTCGGGAGCTAATACTAGTAGTGTTTGAAAATAATTAGTATAAAAACATCCGACGgttaagattaattgtatactagtAAAAAAATTCACCTGTAGTATGAGTAGTATACATAAGCGGCATATGTAGTTTAAGGGTACCATGGTAAAGAACACAAATATCATCACTATATTATttttttgacactagcataaagtctACAAAATCATTCCATTGGAATATcactttttacaatgtaataattactagaTTACCCGTAATAATAGTTACTTAAATCTTCTCTATACTATATACCACTAAGTAATAATATTGTGTAGCGCAAAAGAGCCGGTCCTCAGTCGGCGGCGTTGCCTGGCAGCACGTCCACCATGTGGGACTCCACGAACCCGGCGGCGTCGGGCACGTCCAGGAACGGGTGGACGGCGGCACAAAGAGGTAGCTCGTTCTGGAGCCGGTGCTCGCCGCCCACGACGCGGAAGCTGAGGACGCGGCTGTCGTCGTCCAGGATGGAATCTCGAACGCGCGTGGTAGGACTCAGCGAGGAGGACCGACGAGGACTTTAGTCCTTTTTCAAGCCGCGCATGGGGatctttttatcccggttggaaacaccaaccagaaGTAAAGACTcacttttatctcggttggtgttcaAGGGCTAAAACCTGGGTGGTTggaggggtctttagtcccggttggtcttacCATCCGGGACTGAAGGGTCCCCATAAgtggctgattttttcacccaggactaaagggtttcccacgggtggctgatttttgacccgggattaaaggggtctttagtcccggttgcaaatactaACCACGAGTAAACCGTGACGCTCCACCTTTTCTCCCGGACCTACTTTAAATCGGAAAAAAAGGAGACGCATGGAAAATCAGTTTTCTACAGGTGCTTTTAACTGTTATACGTATCTGCATTCCCGTTTCATTTCACGGTGCTTTTCTCTCTTCGTGGGTGCGTACGCAGCAATGTTGTTAGCAGTTTGGATTGTCATGTTATCCGCCGTTTCTTTCACATGTGAATTCGTAGAATCGCATTGCAAAGTATAGTTCAAATCTAGCTGAAGGCTAGTTCATATATGTACGCTTGGTTCGTGCCGTCGAATGCGAGTCACCTAGATTGAAATGCTAGTAGATATACTCCTACTTTTTCAAATGAATGACATAATTTTTCGTCAAATATATAAGAAAGAACAGACTTTAAACAAATCCGAGAAAGTAATTTTGCAATCCGATCGATGTTTCTTTTGAAACTACAGCCAGGACCATTGCAGGAACATTTAAAAAGGCAATTCGTAAATCGTCCACTTGTTGAGTTCGGTTTTGCGCACATTTGTGATCGACAGTAGCCTAGTTTGCATATTTGTCACTAGAAACTGCTTCTATCGCACATTGTCAACTTTCTCTTGAGCATTAAGTCTGAAATGCATGGTAGAAGCAAAGCAAGCAATTTACTTCATCTTTTCGAAAAGAGCCAGACAAGCAAAAATCTGCAGGAAATAGAAAAGACATAATATCCCAAATTATTAGTTGTTTTGATATTTTAAGATTAATATcttttactatatatctagacataatatatatttaggtgtatagtaaactctatgaatctagaaaagttaaaataactaataatttattttaGGACGGAAGGAGCAGTTAGTAATAAATTTGTTACGCTCAATCAGGTTGCCCAGTTAATTCTTATGCGTATATATCCTTCCTCGCTACTAGTGACTAGACACGTTGTGCACCCCGAGGTATCCGTCCAGTTCTTCATATCTTACTTCCTCCTTCCCGTTCCAAACTTCTTTCGCTCAACAGGAATCAAACAGAAAATAATGAGCAACGTAGAACAATCGAAATACTGTTGATCTACCTGTTTGTGGTAATTTTAGCTTGTATATTAATTTTCATGTGATTAGGGTAAATAATGTGCACGACAAGGTACTTCAGTTTATACTCTACTAGTTGATACAAATTCCAATATGCGGATTGCATCTTTTCATATTTGGAATAATGTGTATGCTAGTTAAATTTTCTTTTTAGAATTTGTGCGGGGAAGATAATTAATTTCGTTTTCATCTCCTTTTTCAAAGAGAAACATAGCGCGCTTTCCACGTCAGCGTGTTGTCAACGCTTCCTTCACCATGTTCTATTCGTGGCAACACGTTTTTGAACCACGTCCCGAATGGCACGTGACTTTGTAATTTTTTGTAATGGGGTCAAATTTAGTAAAATCAGAGTGAGCCATATATCTCTACGAGGCTTTATTTGTTTTCTTGGCACTGGACTTTAAGGCCTGTTTATTAGAGCTCTACTTGTTCCTGGGAGCtgattcttttttaaaaaagtaattATGTGGTTGAAAGTTATTatctataattaattttatTGAGAAAGAGTTTCTATGAATCAGGAGAAA encodes the following:
- the LOC101771197 gene encoding ras-related protein Rab2BV, which encodes MSGRRPATWEQAGDEYDYLFKVVLIGDSGVGKSNLLSRFTRNTFSLDSKSTIGVEFATRTIQVEGKTIKAQIWDTAGQERYRAITGAYYRGAVGALLVYDTTKASTFENARRWLKELRDHADANTAVMLIGNKTDLAHLRAVAQADAAALAEREGLSFVETSALDATNVDTAFETALTEIYRIVSKKALAASSAGSVGEGQSIQVSAGDSGGLTTRCCGF